Sequence from the Pararhizobium gei genome:
CCGACCATCGGCGCGAGCCGTGGGCCGATGGTTTCCAACGTCTTTAATCGCTACTCTCGCCGCCTCACGAGCTTGGTTGGCAGGAAGTGGCAGCGCTCTCCAGACCGGGCCGCATCAGTCGCACGTAAGCGTAAGCTGGGCGGCTCCAGCGGAATGCCCGACACTATCCGCCACCATTACACGGAAGGGGAGCGGGCTGCGCTCGTTGTCATCGCTGGTGAGGTGAAACACCATGGCATATGTGACCTTCCCCTTGATCGCATAGCCGCCGTCGCAGGCGTGAGCCGCACTACGGTGCAGAACGCTATCCGACAGGCACGGCTCCGCCATCACCTTTCGGTAGAACCTCGCCCTCGCAAGGGGCAAAAGAACCTGACCAACATTCTGCGCGTCGTGTCGCGTGAGTGGGTCTCTTGGTTGAAGCGCGGGCCATCGCTGGCGAGAGAGATAGGGTTCAATTTAGTCCACCCCACGAAGACCACAGATAAAAAACATACGGAGAAAGGGAGCAAGAGCCGACAGGCTGGCATGCGTGGCAGCGTCAGAAGGGGCTTAGGAGAGGGAGCGGATGGCAAGGGCAGCGGACCCATGCCCCATGGAGGGCGTGGCAATGGCTGATTGGCCCTACGGTACGAGTGCATGGCAGAAGCTCCGGCTTGCGAAGCTGGCGAGCAAACCTGTTTGCGAACCATGCGAGGCGCGGGGCGATGTGACAGTGGCGAATACGGTGGATCACATGATGCCGATTACCAGCGGCGGCGATCCATTCCCGCCCCTCGATGGCCTGATGTCGATGTGCGAGCGTTGCCACAATGAGAAGACGGCAGCGAACGACCGGACGCACAAGAAACCGTTCGCGAGGAAGATCAAAGGCATCGATGCAGCGGGAAATCCGGTCGATCAGTCTGATGGTTGGCATAGGGGGGGCGGGTCAAATCACGAAAACGGCTCTTCGCCCGGACCGACGTTGGAGAGCGGAATATACTTAGTTTCAGACACAAAGCATAACGATAACAACGATTTGGGGTTTTCATAATGGCAACACGGGGCATAGGCGCGAAGGCACTTTCGGAACGCGGCAAGATCGACGTTCGCCCCGTCATGCCCTGGGAAGAGCCCGGCCTGTCGCGAGCAGGCCGCGTGATCGCCTTTCTTGAGGACTTGCCGATAACGGCTGGCAAGCTTGCCGGAACCGTCATGAAAATCCGGCCGTGGCAGCGCGAATTCATTGAGGCGGTCTATGCCGAAGACGACGAGGGGCGGCGACCGGTCCGCACGGCGGTTCTTTCTATGGCCCGAAAGAATGGCAAGACCCAGCTCGCGGCCGGGATCGCGCTGGCGCACCTGTGCGGGCCGGAAGCCGAGCCGCGTGGCGAGGTATACTCGGCCGCCCTGACGCGCGATCAGGCGGCGAAGCTCTTTCAGGAAATGTGCGCCATCCTCGCGGCGCACCCGGAGCTTGACGACCGCTGCAACATCATCCGCTTCAACAAGCAAATCGAAGTCCTGACCGGCGACGGACAAGGCTCGATCTACGCCGCGCTGTCGGCCGACGCTGGCTCGAAAATGGGCCTGTCGCCTTCCTTTGTCGTCTATGATGAGCTGGGCTCCGCTCCGAACCGTGACCTATTCGACGCGCTCGACACCGCGACCGGCGCTCGCGACAATCCGCTGATGATGTGCATTTCGACGCAAGCCGCCGCCGACCATCACGTATTTTCGGAGCTGATCGACTATGGCGAGCGTGTCAATTCCGGCGATATCGATGATCTGAGCTTTCACCTGACCCTCTATGCCGCACCGCAGGATGCCGACCCATGGAGCCGCGAGGCATGGATTGCGGCCAATCCCGCGCTTGCGGATTTTCGGTCGCTGGACGACGTGCAGCGGCAGGCAGGGCAGGCGCGGCTTGTGCCGTCCAAGGAAAGCGCCTTCCGCAACCTGATCCTCAATCAGCGCGTCTCCGCTGTCTCCCGTTTCATCCATAAGGCCGAATGGGACCGGTGCAAGGCCGCTCCCGATCTCGCCTACCTGGCTGGCCGCGAATGTTATGGCGGGCTAGACCTCTCCGGCTCCCGCGACCTGACAGCCCTTGTCCTGGCATTTCCCGGCGAAGGGCGCAGCTTCGATATCGTCTGCCAGTTCTTCATGCCGGAGGCGAGCATTGCCGAACGGTCCAACGAAGATCGCGTGCCCTACGATCTGTGGGCGAAGCAAGGCTTCATCACGCTTATCCCCGGTTCCACCATCGATCCCAGCTTCGTTGCCATGAATGTTTTCAACGCGACGCAGACCTATGACGTGCGAACCATCGCTTACGACCGCTGGCGCATCGAGGACTTGAAGCGGGAGCTGGGCCTGTTCGGCGGCAATGTGCCGCTGGAGCCTTTCGGGCAAGGGTTTAAGGATATGTCGCCTGCCGTCGATATGCTGGAGCGTAGCGTTGCTGAAAAGCTGATCCGGCACGGTGGAAATCCGGTTCTCAATATGTGCGCCGCGAACGCGGTCATAACGCGCGATCCGGCCGGCAGCCGGAAGATGGACAAGAGCAAGGCCTCGGGCCGCATCGATGGCCTTGTGGCGCTGGCGATGGCCTTGCAGGTTTCCGGCCGTCACGAACCGGATGCGATGCCGTCGTGTCTATTAGAAATGCTGGAGGACTGACTTAATCACCAAGGGACTGTCCAGCGTGTTTGAAAAATGTTTCGACCGTCCATCGAAATTCCGCCTGCACCGGATGAGCTTCCTTTTCAACCGGACCTTGGTCAGCACGGCCACTCACTCGTTCGAACAACCCCGCAATGTACTTCTGGGGGTCGGGTTGCGTTCGCGCCAAATCGCGGACGATCTCCATCAGAATGTAAGATTGGGCGATGTTCTGTCCCTGAGCTTGGCCGAGGGCTTTGGTCAGCTTATTTATCGTTGTGATAATATCGTCATCCATCCGAGGCTTCCTTTCCCTCAAGCCAGGCCGTGACAATGAAGTTGATAGCCTCATCAACAGGCATTGCTCCGAACTGCTTTTCGATACGCGCGATAGTCTCCTTCTGAACGTTCAGCATGACGGAACGTTCGGTCAGCTTTTCTCTCGGCTTAATGTGGTCATTAGCTTTCGCCCATTGGGCAAAAACATAGCGAACAGCTTCCGGTCGAGTAATCCCCACCTCGCTTGCAACGTCATCCAATACCTGAAGTAATTCGGGTTGCAGGCGAACCTGCACCTGAATGCCTTTTCCGGTAGCGGGTGGCCCGCGCTTTTTCCTTGGTACCACAGTTTGACTTGTCATAAAAACAGTGGTACCACGAAAAACGACGGAAGGGAAGTTGGCGCTTCTCCTTCCGTCTAACCGAAACGACGATCACAGGAGGATCATCGAATGGCTGAACTCGCCCATATCACTAGACGGGGAATACTGAAAGGCATTGCGACCAGCAGCGTGGTTGCCGTCCCTTCCGTCGCGGCTGCTTCTTCCGAGTTAGCGCATGAGCCAGAACATCCTTGGGAAACAGCTCGCCGTCTCGCGCACGAATTGTCAGATGTGCTGCGGGCTACGGATGATGGCCGTTGGTTTGCGACAATCTACCCTGCTGACCAGCATGAATATCCAATCATGTTCGGTGACATAAAGTCACAAGAGGATGCACGTAACTATGTCGATACACGACTTTCGGCTCTGATCGGGGCTCATCGCGAGGCGGTAGAAATTTTCTCTTCTGCATGCGATGCGACAGACCGCATAGCCATAGGTCGCGAGCCTTCCAAAGCGGCGTGGCGCAGGTATACGAAAGCGTCCCGCGATGAGGAAAAATCGTTTCTTGCTGTATGCGAATTTCGCCCAATGAACGACGCAACGCGGTCGGTGAAGGCCAAGTACCTTCAGGAATTCACCCGTCATACACAGTTGAACGAGGTGCAGGTCGCTGCGTTGTTGAGCTCCATGCTAAGCCGAATAACCTCCCTCATGAGGTAATGTCTTGACGGGCATAACCTCATTATGTAGGTTATGCCCGTATCATTCGGGATCGACCTATGACCACGGCCGCAAAAATGTTCGAAAAACTTTCGGTGAGCATCAACCGCTCTTTCTCCAATGTCGAAGCCTACGGCCTCGCCCTGAGCAAGTATGGCTGGTGGTCTCCCGGTAAGCGCGGTCGCGGGGCGATGCCGCGTTCCGTCATGGACGGCGGCAAATTGCTTCTCGCCATCCTGGCAACAGGTCCGAGCGAGTTGACCAGCCGCGAACAGGGCGTCGAAAGCTTCTTCCTCGACTATGCCAATCTTCGCGTTGCCCCAAACATGCTGAATGAGCCGTGGGTGCGTTGCGTCATGGGCGAGCTGGGGCTGGGTAATGATGCCGGTTTCCTCGATTTCATCGCGGCGTTTCTCGCCCGTTACATCGATGGCACGGCGGATCGCATCATCTTTTTCAGTCCCGATCCTCCCGGCTTCCATGGCGATGACGATGTTTACGAAGGCCCGAATATTGAAATCCGCATCAAAGGGCCGAACCCGGCCGGTGGCATCCGCTTCATGCTTTCGCACGCCGTTCTCAACAAGCTCGAAGCCGATGGCGTCGATACCGAACCGTTGATGGGCACCAAGGAAATCCCCTTTGCCCACTATTTCTTCGCGCATCTGGCCGAAGCCAAAAAGAAAGGCGACACGTTGGAAATCGAGGGCTTCGCCGGAGCGATCCGCGTCGTCGCAGAGAACAATGCTCGCGGGATCGGTTTCGAACGCTTCTTCGGTGCCTTGCAGTTCGAAGCGATTGCATCGGCCTTCCGCGAGGCTTCCGACAATTTGGAGGCTCCGACCGAACACTAGCCAATTCCCTGCGCCATCAAGCAACGGCCTCGCCAGCGGGCCGGGACGAAAGTTGGAAAGTGCCTCTCTGGAGGCGCGGGGTGTCCAAGAAGGACCAGACAAGGGGCACATGCTGGCGATTTTCTTTTTGACCTATCCGATTTCTCTAACCGAACTACCGCTTGATTTCCT
This genomic interval carries:
- a CDS encoding HNH endonuclease, whose amino-acid sequence is MADWPYGTSAWQKLRLAKLASKPVCEPCEARGDVTVANTVDHMMPITSGGDPFPPLDGLMSMCERCHNEKTAANDRTHKKPFARKIKGIDAAGNPVDQSDGWHRGGGSNHENGSSPGPTLESGIYLVSDTKHNDNNDLGFS
- a CDS encoding terminase large subunit, which encodes MATRGIGAKALSERGKIDVRPVMPWEEPGLSRAGRVIAFLEDLPITAGKLAGTVMKIRPWQREFIEAVYAEDDEGRRPVRTAVLSMARKNGKTQLAAGIALAHLCGPEAEPRGEVYSAALTRDQAAKLFQEMCAILAAHPELDDRCNIIRFNKQIEVLTGDGQGSIYAALSADAGSKMGLSPSFVVYDELGSAPNRDLFDALDTATGARDNPLMMCISTQAAADHHVFSELIDYGERVNSGDIDDLSFHLTLYAAPQDADPWSREAWIAANPALADFRSLDDVQRQAGQARLVPSKESAFRNLILNQRVSAVSRFIHKAEWDRCKAAPDLAYLAGRECYGGLDLSGSRDLTALVLAFPGEGRSFDIVCQFFMPEASIAERSNEDRVPYDLWAKQGFITLIPGSTIDPSFVAMNVFNATQTYDVRTIAYDRWRIEDLKRELGLFGGNVPLEPFGQGFKDMSPAVDMLERSVAEKLIRHGGNPVLNMCAANAVITRDPAGSRKMDKSKASGRIDGLVALAMALQVSGRHEPDAMPSCLLEMLED